From a single Oceanobacillus kimchii X50 genomic region:
- the rpsD gene encoding 30S ribosomal protein S4 has protein sequence MARYTGSVWKKSRRLGISLTGTGKELDKRPYAPGQHGPNQRRKLSEYGLQMQEKQKLRFMYGLNERQFRTLFDRAGKMKGIHGENFMILLESRLDNLVYRLGLARTRRQARQLVNHGHITVDGGRVDIPSYAVKPGQVIGLREKSKNLDVVKEALEANSFVPEYTSFDADKMEGSYTRLPERSELPAEINEQLIVEFYSR, from the coding sequence ATGGCACGATATACTGGATCCGTATGGAAAAAATCCCGTCGTCTTGGCATTTCATTAACTGGAACTGGTAAGGAATTAGATAAACGCCCTTACGCTCCTGGTCAACATGGACCAAACCAACGCAGAAAACTATCAGAATATGGCTTGCAAATGCAAGAGAAGCAAAAATTACGCTTCATGTATGGATTGAACGAACGTCAATTCCGCACTCTATTCGATAGAGCTGGAAAAATGAAAGGTATTCATGGTGAGAACTTCATGATTCTTCTTGAATCTCGTCTTGATAACTTAGTTTATCGTTTAGGACTCGCACGTACTCGCAGACAAGCTCGTCAGCTTGTAAATCACGGTCATATAACTGTTGATGGCGGACGTGTAGATATCCCATCTTACGCTGTTAAGCCTGGTCAAGTTATTGGACTTCGTGAAAAGTCTAAAAACCTTGATGTTGTAAAAGAAGCTTTAGAAGCTAATAGTTTTGTACCTGAATATACTAGCTTTGATGCCGACAAAATGGAAGGTTCTTACACTCGCTTGCCTGAGCGTTCTGAACTTCCAGCTGAAATTAACGAACAACTTATCGTTGAGTTCTACTCTCGTTAA
- the thiI gene encoding tRNA uracil 4-sulfurtransferase ThiI: MNYDHILIRYGEMALKGKNIKQFIIKLQENIHQKIKHFEGVKVIRTQGRMFVLLNGNEPEPIIEKLKNVFGIHSLSLAIRVENSEEQIKEGALYALKKEEKAKTFKVTVKRITKDFPIPSQQMNQILGGHLLTNTDGITVNVHEPDVEVRVEIRKEATYITSGSIRCRGGLPVGTSGKSLLLLSGGIDSPVAGFLAMKRGVQLEAIHFHSPPFTSERAKQKVLDLTQTLTKYGKSIKVHIVPFTKLQQEIFREMPNDYAMTIMRRMMFRISERICEQEEILSLTSGENLGQVASQTMQSMHTINEVTNYPIIRPLIAMDKQEVIEISQEIGTYETSIQPYEDCCTIFVPKSPKTKPKREKVNYYESHHDFTPTMEETIKGIETIKITEKTVMDQSFEDLL, from the coding sequence ATGAATTACGATCATATATTAATACGCTATGGAGAAATGGCGTTAAAAGGAAAGAATATAAAACAATTCATCATAAAACTACAAGAGAACATTCATCAAAAAATTAAACATTTTGAGGGTGTGAAAGTAATACGCACACAGGGTAGGATGTTTGTTTTATTGAATGGAAATGAACCAGAACCAATTATAGAAAAACTTAAAAATGTATTCGGTATTCATAGTTTAAGTTTAGCAATTCGAGTAGAGAACAGTGAAGAGCAAATAAAAGAAGGAGCGCTGTATGCTTTAAAGAAAGAAGAGAAGGCAAAAACATTTAAAGTAACCGTAAAGCGTATTACAAAGGACTTTCCTATTCCTTCTCAACAGATGAACCAAATTTTAGGTGGACATTTATTAACAAATACGGATGGCATCACTGTAAATGTGCATGAACCTGATGTGGAAGTACGAGTAGAAATTCGTAAAGAAGCAACGTATATTACTTCAGGGTCAATCCGTTGTAGAGGCGGACTTCCAGTCGGTACATCAGGTAAATCATTATTATTGTTATCAGGTGGTATAGATAGTCCTGTAGCTGGATTTTTGGCAATGAAGCGCGGAGTTCAATTAGAAGCCATTCACTTCCATTCTCCACCATTCACAAGTGAACGAGCTAAACAAAAAGTACTCGATCTGACACAGACATTAACGAAATATGGAAAATCCATTAAAGTGCATATTGTTCCTTTTACGAAGTTACAACAAGAAATCTTTCGTGAGATGCCAAATGATTATGCGATGACCATTATGCGTAGAATGATGTTTCGTATAAGTGAGAGAATTTGTGAGCAAGAAGAGATTTTATCACTAACAAGTGGAGAAAATTTAGGACAAGTGGCAAGTCAGACAATGCAAAGTATGCACACGATAAATGAAGTGACAAATTACCCGATTATTCGTCCATTAATAGCAATGGATAAGCAAGAAGTTATAGAGATATCCCAAGAGATAGGAACGTATGAGACTTCCATACAACCTTATGAGGATTGTTGTACGATTTTTGTGCCGAAGTCTCCAAAAACAAAGCCAAAGCGGGAAAAAGTAAATTATTATGAGTCTCATCATGATTTTACTCCAACAATGGAAGAAACAATAAAAGGAATTGAGACAATTAAAATTACGGAAAAAACAGTAATGGATCAATCTTTTGAAGATCTTCTGTAA
- a CDS encoding sensor domain-containing diguanylate cyclase, with product MIILHVSKQSRGKFIEKLYRNMSDFIENKNLNWIPSLFDTIGMYLNCSSITVYEWQEEESCYYLHYHSNNDKVPHVLMSSHFEVIDDKSTKMIKIDSLTNPWIIIIHDMTNSNMDRLKIEVVNIEVNKYLTTFSSILNSMHMPLFNNRLLELNNELSGSIHTSFVFQKITDVIQSTFHNIKVSYMVTQDFTIPDHINVKIMEWNDETLSREVKQTFMNGQIQFNSDNSIIYFPITGKQGNYGVIEIQSDVILKMNSNEKYFLTQVAKVCGNALETAFLLQHSRNKIDQLTMINQTSNHFNSKLDFREIINTLKSQFASYASDSTFAILPLDGKYAGTSVGNDLYFEKEEGIMFLYNLKIYTKNYEETFFSGNFKENEPDSNFQSVIAVPMKHENSLIGIVFIGHKEEYQYDYHQYKLMESMIQHSVVAIANTLQKEQLTKALAVDHLTGLYSRQYLEETVNNHMKEGNKGSLILFDIDDFKQVNDSYGHLIGDQVLIQVAQVLQEVVKDKYIAARWGGEELAIYAQETSLQEAIRISREACDIVEQTTNPRVTLSSGVSFWSSEENDSANTIWQRSDKALYEAKERGKNKVVYK from the coding sequence GTGATTATTTTGCACGTTTCGAAGCAATCACGAGGTAAGTTTATAGAAAAACTATACCGTAATATGTCTGATTTTATTGAAAATAAGAATTTGAATTGGATACCTTCATTATTCGATACGATTGGAATGTATTTAAATTGTTCTAGTATTACTGTTTATGAATGGCAAGAAGAAGAATCTTGTTACTATTTACATTACCATTCTAATAATGATAAAGTGCCGCATGTATTAATGTCTAGTCATTTTGAAGTTATTGATGATAAGTCAACTAAAATGATTAAAATAGATTCATTAACAAATCCATGGATTATAATTATACATGATATGACGAACTCTAACATGGACAGGTTAAAAATCGAGGTTGTAAATATAGAAGTCAACAAATATCTTACTACTTTTTCATCAATATTAAATAGTATGCATATGCCTTTATTCAATAATCGTCTTTTGGAATTAAATAATGAATTATCTGGTTCGATTCACACTTCGTTTGTATTTCAGAAAATAACAGATGTTATACAATCAACGTTTCATAACATTAAAGTTTCTTATATGGTAACACAGGATTTTACGATTCCTGATCATATAAATGTAAAAATTATGGAGTGGAATGATGAAACTCTTAGTAGAGAAGTGAAACAAACATTTATGAATGGTCAAATACAATTTAATAGTGATAATTCAATCATTTATTTTCCTATTACTGGTAAACAAGGTAACTATGGGGTCATAGAAATACAAAGTGATGTCATATTGAAAATGAATAGCAATGAAAAGTATTTTTTAACTCAAGTTGCAAAAGTATGTGGTAATGCTTTAGAAACAGCTTTTTTATTACAACATTCCAGAAATAAAATTGACCAATTAACAATGATAAATCAAACGAGCAATCATTTTAATTCTAAGTTAGACTTTCGTGAAATTATTAATACATTAAAGAGTCAGTTTGCTTCTTATGCTTCAGATTCAACCTTTGCTATCTTGCCGTTAGATGGCAAATATGCAGGAACAAGTGTAGGTAATGATTTGTATTTTGAAAAAGAAGAAGGAATCATGTTTCTTTATAATCTGAAAATCTATACAAAAAATTATGAAGAAACGTTCTTCAGTGGGAATTTTAAGGAAAATGAGCCCGACTCTAATTTTCAGTCAGTTATTGCCGTTCCCATGAAACATGAAAACAGTTTAATTGGAATTGTATTTATCGGGCATAAAGAAGAATATCAATATGATTATCATCAATATAAATTAATGGAAAGTATGATTCAACATTCAGTAGTAGCTATTGCAAACACATTGCAAAAAGAACAACTTACAAAAGCATTAGCAGTGGACCATTTAACAGGACTATATTCAAGACAGTATTTAGAAGAAACTGTAAATAATCATATGAAAGAGGGAAATAAAGGCTCGTTAATTCTATTTGATATTGATGATTTCAAACAAGTAAATGACTCGTATGGACATTTAATTGGAGATCAAGTGTTAATTCAAGTTGCACAAGTACTACAAGAAGTAGTCAAAGATAAGTATATAGCAGCAAGGTGGGGAGGCGAAGAGCTCGCTATATATGCGCAGGAGACTTCATTACAAGAAGCAATAAGAATTTCCAGAGAAGCTTGTGACATTGTTGAACAAACAACCAATCCACGTGTAACTCTTTCTTCTGGAGTGTCATTTTGGTCTAGTGAAGAAAATGACAGCGCAAATACGATATGGCAAAGATCAGACAAAGCTTTGTACGAGGCGAAGGAACGCGGAAAGAATAAAGTGGTGTATAAATAG
- a CDS encoding MBL fold metallo-hydrolase: MYENMHESNDKKFIPMTSISSRTGNEVKPDIYYYTDQIVNICFIGKPEENWVLIDSGLPESASEIEKVVEHRFGRKPQAIILTHGHFDHVGGLIDLLKQWQVPVYAHHLELPYLTGEKSYPKPDPSVEGGFIAKISPIFPNEPIDVGSAVNPLPENNSVPYLTDWKWIHTPGHSPGHVSLYRSKDGVLISGDAFITVKQDSFYNVLTQKKEINGPPKYFTTDWLTARESVKKLNSLKPNIVIPGHGTFIEGEELANGLQELVNNFDELAIPDYGQYVDDKKSH, from the coding sequence ATGTATGAAAATATGCACGAAAGTAATGATAAAAAATTTATCCCTATGACATCTATTTCGAGTAGAACTGGGAATGAAGTTAAACCTGATATCTATTACTACACTGATCAAATTGTAAACATATGCTTCATTGGAAAACCAGAAGAAAATTGGGTCCTAATTGATAGTGGGTTGCCAGAATCGGCATCAGAGATCGAAAAAGTTGTTGAACATCGTTTTGGAAGAAAACCTCAAGCAATTATTTTAACTCATGGTCATTTCGACCATGTTGGAGGATTGATTGACTTATTAAAACAATGGCAAGTTCCTGTATATGCACACCATCTTGAACTACCCTATCTAACCGGAGAAAAAAGCTACCCTAAGCCAGACCCAAGTGTTGAAGGAGGTTTTATAGCAAAAATCTCTCCTATATTCCCAAATGAACCAATTGACGTAGGTTCAGCAGTTAATCCCTTACCTGAAAATAACAGTGTGCCTTATTTAACTGATTGGAAATGGATTCACACACCTGGGCACTCTCCAGGGCACGTATCACTTTATAGAAGTAAAGATGGGGTATTAATATCAGGGGACGCTTTTATTACGGTTAAACAAGATTCTTTTTATAATGTATTAACGCAAAAGAAAGAAATAAACGGACCACCAAAATACTTTACAACTGATTGGCTAACTGCTCGGGAATCAGTTAAAAAACTTAACTCTTTAAAGCCTAACATAGTTATACCCGGCCATGGTACTTTTATAGAAGGTGAAGAACTTGCAAATGGGTTACAGGAGCTAGTGAATAATTTTGATGAATTAGCTATTCCAGATTACGGACAATATGTCGATGATAAAAAAAGTCACTAA
- the refZ gene encoding forespore capture DNA-binding protein RefZ produces MKNNLTKQKVVDAASSLFFQKGFHGTSVRDIADKAAVNVSLISYYFNGKQGLLEYAVTAYYEAYLQSVESALEEVAPLSPKEQLHQLIFTIIHYKQSYHQLTCFIQRELSLDSVFVREMAVTYLAKENYYIQKTFYDALSNKMHPDEKTYLLMQLKGMLITPYILHSEWKDQIIGEYSHQQFIKKYVRTIQKWLDFVLDNKNDKDFIHSGNKSSQKS; encoded by the coding sequence ATGAAAAATAACCTAACAAAACAAAAAGTTGTTGACGCCGCTTCGTCATTGTTCTTTCAAAAAGGTTTTCATGGAACCTCGGTTCGAGACATAGCAGACAAGGCTGCTGTCAATGTATCATTGATAAGCTATTACTTTAATGGAAAGCAAGGGCTTTTAGAATATGCTGTTACAGCATATTATGAAGCGTACTTACAAAGTGTAGAATCAGCACTAGAAGAAGTAGCACCATTGAGTCCCAAGGAACAGTTGCATCAATTAATTTTTACTATTATACATTATAAGCAATCCTATCATCAATTAACGTGCTTTATTCAACGAGAACTTTCTTTAGATTCGGTATTTGTTAGAGAAATGGCTGTTACTTATTTGGCAAAAGAGAACTATTATATACAGAAAACCTTTTATGATGCTCTTTCTAATAAGATGCATCCTGATGAAAAAACGTATCTATTAATGCAACTAAAAGGTATGTTAATTACACCATATATATTGCATAGTGAGTGGAAAGATCAAATTATTGGTGAATATTCTCATCAACAGTTTATAAAAAAATATGTGAGAACGATTCAAAAATGGTTGGATTTTGTACTGGATAATAAAAATGATAAAGATTTTATACATTCAGGTAATAAATCTTCGCAAAAATCGTGA
- a CDS encoding GAF domain-containing protein — MFEHKNYSGEKTKDYELLIKQLDALSEGEKNNVALLSNASALLNQFLTEVNWVGFYLWEENELILGPFQGLPACIRIPYGKGVCGTAVSEQQTQRVNDVHAFPGHIACDGATNSEIVVPITFDNQIYGVLDIDSPINNRFDEEDQYFLEKFVLHLTKHLQ, encoded by the coding sequence ATGTTTGAACATAAAAATTATTCTGGTGAAAAAACAAAAGATTACGAGCTACTAATCAAACAACTCGATGCATTATCTGAAGGCGAAAAAAATAATGTAGCATTATTATCAAATGCCTCTGCATTATTAAACCAATTCTTAACCGAAGTAAATTGGGTTGGCTTTTATCTTTGGGAAGAAAACGAGCTCATTCTTGGACCTTTTCAAGGCTTACCAGCATGCATCCGCATTCCTTATGGAAAAGGAGTATGTGGTACAGCTGTCTCAGAACAGCAGACACAACGAGTTAATGATGTGCATGCTTTTCCTGGTCACATTGCCTGTGACGGTGCCACCAATTCAGAAATCGTAGTGCCTATCACTTTTGATAATCAAATCTATGGAGTACTTGATATAGATAGCCCGATTAACAATCGTTTTGATGAAGAAGATCAATATTTTCTAGAAAAATTTGTACTACATTTAACAAAACACCTACAGTAA
- a CDS encoding cysteine desulfurase family protein: MIYLDNSATTQPKEEVIQSFQLASSQFFANPSSIHPLGGRVEKLLFTAKQQVAETLGVRREEIIFTSGGTEGNNTAIKGIALEHEQRGRHIITTEAEHPSIYDTCISLKKLGFRITFLPIDENGLVSVEQVENAIESDTILITMMYVNNEIGTIQPIEAIGNMLKQYPKVFFHVDAVQALGKVPLKLSDSGIDLCTFSGHKIHGLKGTGMLYVEKTTTLFPLMHGGNQEFGVRSGTENVAGAVSFVKALRLVMEQFKQEKQHLIHLNEVLREGLSKLEDIVIHSPSHGAPHIVNFSVLGVKPEVIIHTLSEKDIYISTKSACSSKELDESRILIACGKSHEEAISGLRVSFSYNNTVAEVEQFLKELHTAIEQYKEALG; encoded by the coding sequence ATGATTTATTTAGATAATAGTGCAACAACACAACCAAAAGAAGAAGTTATTCAAAGCTTTCAATTAGCTTCTTCCCAATTTTTTGCAAATCCTTCTTCTATTCACCCGCTAGGTGGAAGAGTTGAAAAACTATTATTTACTGCTAAGCAACAGGTAGCAGAAACATTAGGAGTCCGAAGGGAAGAAATCATCTTTACATCCGGTGGTACAGAAGGAAATAATACTGCTATCAAAGGGATAGCTTTAGAACATGAGCAAAGAGGAAGGCATATAATAACGACCGAAGCGGAACACCCATCAATTTATGATACGTGTATAAGTTTAAAAAAATTAGGTTTTCGAATTACCTTCCTACCAATTGATGAGAATGGATTAGTTTCCGTGGAACAAGTAGAAAATGCAATTGAGTCCGACACCATATTAATTACAATGATGTACGTTAATAATGAAATTGGAACCATTCAGCCAATTGAAGCGATCGGAAATATGTTGAAACAATATCCAAAAGTATTTTTCCATGTAGATGCGGTTCAAGCGTTAGGAAAAGTACCATTGAAATTAAGTGATAGTGGTATTGATTTATGTACTTTTTCTGGTCACAAGATTCATGGGTTAAAAGGAACAGGAATGCTTTATGTGGAAAAAACAACTACGCTATTTCCATTGATGCATGGAGGGAATCAGGAATTTGGTGTACGTTCTGGTACAGAAAATGTTGCTGGTGCAGTTTCATTTGTGAAAGCACTTCGATTAGTGATGGAACAATTTAAACAAGAAAAACAACATCTAATCCATTTAAATGAGGTGTTACGAGAAGGATTATCAAAATTGGAAGATATCGTTATTCATTCACCTTCACATGGAGCGCCACATATTGTTAATTTTTCTGTTCTAGGTGTAAAACCAGAAGTAATTATTCATACTTTAAGTGAAAAGGACATTTATATTTCTACTAAATCTGCTTGCTCCTCGAAAGAATTAGATGAAAGCAGAATTCTAATTGCTTGTGGAAAATCGCATGAAGAAGCAATTTCTGGTCTGCGTGTTAGTTTTTCATATAATAATACGGTAGCAGAAGTAGAACAATTTTTAAAAGAATTGCATACTGCAATTGAACAATACAAAGAAGCATTGGGGTAG
- the ezrA gene encoding septation ring formation regulator EzrA encodes MVFVISVILAIIVILTVGLILRKRIYDKVDHQEKWKMDIMARDVAQQISKIKSLNLSGETQEKFELWKGRWEHIITKELPDIEDHLFDAEDAADKFRMRRANNILSEGDQKLQNIEVQIEEILEELDELLSSEKTSREEVAQIVPTIKLLRKSLSQSRYQYGKAEKIFDKKLDDFDAQLATYEENVESGDYLEASRLIQILKEEIIEFENKMEQFPEILRRCKQDLPSQLEQVLSGIQEMKGNGYRVKHFGFDKEIITYQEHLKKLQQQLEEGDITDVSSKLDDIEERITEMYESLEGEAIAKNYLEQRIPEYQKSVSEIAATYDETKLEVEELKKAYFVENNDMERFFTVGKTISTLREQLKELQKDMDDDQKSHSDLQNIVEDGFNKIVQLEEQHEEFKKSIENLRKDEMEAREKLIEMRKQLYELNRKLKKSNIPGVPGFIWTRFETASAKNSQVVDALEDYPLDIAKVQHALSEAKQAVDQTHEQIDIMLDQAYLTEQVIQYANRYRSQHTVLNGKLKEAERLFRNYEYELSLEHAAKAVEEIEPGALKRIEENQLTLNR; translated from the coding sequence ATGGTTTTCGTCATCAGCGTCATTTTAGCAATTATTGTAATATTAACCGTTGGACTTATTCTAAGAAAACGAATTTATGACAAAGTAGACCATCAAGAAAAGTGGAAAATGGATATTATGGCAAGGGATGTAGCACAACAAATTAGTAAAATAAAAAGCCTTAATTTGTCCGGAGAAACACAAGAAAAATTTGAACTTTGGAAAGGTCGATGGGAGCATATCATTACGAAAGAACTTCCAGACATTGAAGATCATTTATTTGATGCAGAAGACGCAGCTGATAAATTTAGAATGAGAAGAGCGAACAATATCCTATCTGAAGGAGACCAGAAACTCCAAAATATTGAAGTTCAAATAGAAGAAATACTTGAGGAATTGGATGAATTGTTAAGCTCTGAAAAAACTAGCAGAGAAGAGGTTGCCCAAATTGTTCCTACAATTAAGCTTCTTCGTAAATCACTTTCGCAATCGAGATATCAATATGGAAAAGCAGAGAAAATTTTTGATAAAAAGTTAGATGATTTTGATGCTCAGCTAGCTACATATGAAGAAAATGTTGAATCTGGAGATTATTTAGAGGCAAGTAGACTTATACAAATTTTAAAAGAAGAAATTATTGAGTTTGAAAACAAAATGGAGCAATTTCCAGAAATTTTAAGACGATGTAAGCAGGATTTACCATCTCAATTAGAACAAGTCTTGTCAGGTATTCAGGAGATGAAAGGTAACGGTTATCGCGTAAAACATTTTGGATTTGATAAAGAAATTATTACATACCAAGAACACCTTAAGAAATTACAACAGCAGTTGGAAGAAGGTGATATTACTGATGTTTCCTCTAAATTAGATGATATAGAAGAGCGTATTACCGAAATGTATGAATCTCTTGAAGGAGAGGCTATTGCTAAAAATTATTTAGAACAGCGTATTCCAGAGTATCAAAAATCCGTTAGTGAAATTGCCGCTACTTATGATGAGACAAAATTAGAAGTCGAAGAACTAAAGAAAGCTTATTTTGTAGAGAATAATGACATGGAACGATTCTTTACTGTTGGAAAAACTATTTCTACATTAAGAGAACAATTAAAAGAACTTCAAAAAGATATGGATGATGATCAAAAATCACATTCTGATTTACAAAATATAGTTGAAGATGGATTTAATAAAATTGTTCAATTAGAAGAACAGCATGAAGAATTTAAAAAATCAATTGAGAACCTAAGAAAAGATGAAATGGAAGCGAGAGAAAAGCTTATAGAGATGCGTAAACAGCTTTATGAGTTGAATAGGAAGCTGAAAAAGAGTAATATACCAGGTGTACCAGGATTTATTTGGACAAGATTTGAAACGGCTTCTGCTAAAAACAGTCAAGTAGTAGATGCTTTAGAAGATTATCCATTAGATATTGCAAAAGTACAACATGCATTATCTGAAGCAAAACAAGCAGTTGATCAGACACATGAGCAAATAGATATAATGCTTGACCAAGCTTATCTAACGGAACAAGTTATTCAGTATGCGAACCGTTATCGAAGTCAGCACACAGTTTTAAATGGTAAATTAAAAGAGGCAGAACGATTATTCCGTAATTATGAATATGAATTATCTTTAGAGCATGCTGCGAAAGCAGTAGAAGAAATTGAACCTGGAGCATTAAAGCGAATTGAAGAGAATCAACTAACCTTGAATAGATAG
- a CDS encoding alpha/beta-type small acid-soluble spore protein, with product MANNSSNQLVVPGVQQALDQMKYEIAQEFGVQLGADTTSRANGSVGGEITKRLVTMAEQQFGGTK from the coding sequence ATGGCAAACAATTCTTCAAACCAATTGGTAGTTCCAGGAGTGCAACAAGCACTTGATCAAATGAAATACGAAATCGCTCAGGAATTTGGTGTACAGTTAGGAGCTGACACTACTTCACGTGCTAACGGTTCTGTTGGTGGTGAAATCACAAAACGTCTTGTAACAATGGCTGAGCAACAATTCGGTGGAACAAAATAA
- a CDS encoding aldose epimerase family protein: protein MQIHVENVHKDWKQFTMVNDDAMEVSILNFGGIITRIITPDKHGDRENIVARYNNFDDYIKNPLYLGAIIGRVAGRIQHASFSIEDKAIHLQANEGDHVLHGGSSGFHQILWDVTTIEESDYVGIKLSHTSKEKEGDFPGNVNVTVTYYLNNQNELSIEYKAISDKQTPITLTNHSYFNLSGNLKQTIHEHEITLDSDHFLELDEELIPTGKIMDVDMTPFDFRSGHRLGIGLNQDFYQNKIVGAGYDHYFLFNHEKRHVVNIVEPRSGRQLFISTNQPGMVMYTSNSVDSSQQFYEGEAKKHIAVCFETQGSPASLHHDNLDTIILEANQPYQKTTTFQFGIF from the coding sequence ATGCAAATTCATGTAGAAAATGTACATAAAGATTGGAAACAATTTACAATGGTCAACGATGATGCAATGGAAGTATCTATACTAAATTTTGGAGGGATTATTACACGAATCATTACACCAGATAAACATGGAGATAGAGAAAATATTGTTGCGCGATATAACAATTTTGATGATTATATCAAAAATCCACTTTACCTCGGAGCGATTATTGGTAGAGTAGCAGGAAGAATACAACATGCAAGTTTTTCTATAGAAGACAAAGCTATTCATTTACAAGCCAATGAAGGTGATCATGTTCTGCACGGTGGTTCAAGTGGATTTCATCAAATTTTATGGGATGTAACAACTATTGAAGAATCGGATTATGTAGGGATTAAATTATCTCATACAAGTAAAGAAAAAGAAGGTGATTTTCCAGGTAATGTAAACGTAACGGTTACCTATTATTTGAATAATCAAAATGAATTATCAATTGAGTATAAAGCGATTAGTGATAAACAGACTCCGATTACATTAACGAACCATTCTTATTTTAATTTAAGTGGAAATTTAAAACAAACAATACATGAACATGAAATAACATTAGATAGTGATCATTTTTTGGAGTTAGATGAAGAACTAATTCCAACAGGAAAGATAATGGATGTAGATATGACACCGTTTGATTTTCGAAGTGGACATCGTCTCGGAATTGGTTTAAATCAAGATTTTTACCAAAATAAAATTGTCGGAGCAGGCTATGATCACTATTTTCTATTTAATCATGAGAAAAGGCATGTTGTGAATATTGTTGAACCTAGAAGTGGTAGACAACTCTTTATTTCAACCAATCAACCAGGGATGGTCATGTATACGTCAAACTCGGTAGATTCTAGTCAGCAATTTTATGAAGGTGAAGCAAAGAAACACATTGCCGTATGTTTTGAAACTCAAGGAAGCCCTGCATCATTACACCATGACAACCTTGATACCATTATTTTAGAGGCGAATCAACCTTATCAAAAAACTACAACATTTCAGTTTGGGATATTTTAA